A region from the Wansuia hejianensis genome encodes:
- a CDS encoding ABC transporter ATP-binding protein produces the protein MASLSLEHIYKKYPNGFEAVKDFNLEIADKEFVIFVGPSGCGKSTTLRMIAGLEEISEGTLKIDGKVVNDVEPKDRDIAMVFQNYALYPHMTVYDNMAFGLKLRKVPKDQIDKMVREAARILDLEHLLERKPKALSGGQRQRVAMGRAIVRDPKVFLMDEPLSNLDAKLRVQMRTEISKLHERLGATIIYVTHDQTEAMTLGTRIVVMKDGVVQQVDTPQTLYNAPDNLFVAGFIGSPQMNFMDAEVKKKGEDVYLKVGSHSLLLPPGKAKVLLEKGYEGKVVTAGIRPENVSDSEIMLSQYESASFESEINVYELLGAEVFLYFELEGFSMTARVDPRTTARTGDMVKFALDMEHIHLFDKETERSIVH, from the coding sequence ATGGCAAGCTTATCACTGGAACACATTTATAAAAAATATCCCAACGGGTTTGAGGCGGTTAAAGATTTTAACCTGGAAATTGCGGATAAGGAATTTGTTATTTTTGTCGGCCCTTCCGGATGCGGAAAATCTACGACGCTGCGTATGATTGCAGGATTGGAAGAAATATCAGAAGGAACACTGAAGATTGATGGAAAAGTGGTAAATGATGTAGAACCAAAGGACCGGGATATTGCGATGGTATTCCAGAACTATGCGCTGTATCCTCATATGACTGTCTATGACAATATGGCCTTTGGCTTGAAGCTCAGGAAGGTTCCAAAGGATCAGATTGACAAGATGGTGAGGGAGGCGGCCAGGATTCTGGATCTGGAACATCTGCTGGAAAGAAAGCCGAAAGCGCTCTCCGGCGGCCAGCGTCAGCGTGTCGCCATGGGCCGTGCGATTGTCCGGGATCCTAAAGTATTTCTCATGGATGAACCTCTGTCCAACCTAGATGCGAAACTGCGTGTACAGATGCGTACGGAGATCTCTAAGCTCCACGAACGCTTGGGGGCGACCATCATTTATGTGACGCATGACCAGACGGAGGCGATGACACTGGGCACCAGGATTGTTGTCATGAAGGATGGCGTGGTCCAGCAGGTAGACACTCCGCAGACACTTTATAATGCTCCGGACAATCTGTTTGTGGCAGGTTTCATCGGATCACCGCAGATGAACTTCATGGACGCTGAGGTGAAGAAGAAGGGCGAAGACGTATATTTGAAGGTGGGAAGCCATTCCTTGCTCCTTCCGCCCGGAAAGGCAAAAGTCCTTCTGGAAAAAGGCTATGAGGGAAAGGTCGTGACTGCGGGCATCCGTCCTGAAAATGTCAGCGATTCAGAGATCATGCTGAGTCAGTATGAAAGCGCGTCCTTTGAATCAGAGATTAATGTATATGAGCTTCTGGGCGCTGAAGTATTTTTGTATTTCGAACTGGAAGGTTTTTCTATGACGGCGCGCGTGGACCCAAGGACGACAGCGAGAACGGGAGATATGGTCAAATTTGCACTGGATATGGAACACATCCATCTGTTTGATAAGGAAACAGAGCGCAGCATTGTTCATTAA